The Musa acuminata AAA Group cultivar baxijiao chromosome BXJ1-3, Cavendish_Baxijiao_AAA, whole genome shotgun sequence genome window below encodes:
- the LOC135625492 gene encoding protein JINGUBANG-like, translating to MPLWIPCSFASTGEHDTAPPRSRILHLSASTTSSSSSSNAHVGAPAATVFDDAASLLTLPSLQSLVPIASYLDTTPSPASYLCLSSLKPLRPSSSAAALAVSAASSLLYSASQSEITVLDLVTIRPVESFTAVPSAGSVKSVALSPDGKLFTAHQDGGIRVWRRSTRSGRHRLEATLPTAGDRLRRLPLPGNYVTVRRHKKLLWIEHADAVSAVATSGSLLYSVSWDKTLKVWRAGGDLRCRESVQAHENAVNAVAVADDGTVYTGSADGRIRVWALSPPEEGRGRGQRQPKHGPVATLERHRSAVNALALSDDGAVLYSGACDRSILVWEREESADHMVVAGALRGHRKAILCLACVGDVLFSGSSDRTIRIWRKEGEGKGYSCLGVMEGHVTGVRSLVAVGVSDPAEPESESEEYRVCSGSLDGEVKIWRVRIPTTQRSDSK from the coding sequence ATGCCGCTTTGGATCCCTTGTTCCTTCGCCTCCACCGGGGAGCACGACACCGCGCCACCGCGGTCCCGAATCCTGCACCTCTCTgcgtccaccacctcctcctcgtcttcctccaACGCCCACGTCGGCGCCCCCGCCGCCACCGTCTTTGACGACGCCGCCTCCCTCCTGACTCTCCCCTCTCTGCAATCCCTCGTCCCCATTGCCAGCTACCTCGACACGACCCCCTCGCCTGCCTCCTACCTCTGCCTCTCCTCCCTCAAGCCCCTACGGCCCTCCTCCTCCGCGGCCGCCCTCGCTGTCTCGGCCGCCTCCTCCCTCCTCTACTCCGCCTCGCAGTCGGAGATCACGGTCCTCGACCTGGTCACCATCCGCCCGGTGGAGAGCTTCACCGCAGTGCCGTCCGCCGGGTCCGTCAAGTCCGTCGCCCTCTCTCCAGATGGTAAGCTCTTCACCGCCCACCAAGACGGCGGTATCCGCGTGTGGCGTCGGTCGACCCGCTCCGGCCGGCACCGCCTCGAAGCCACCCTCCCCACCGCCGGCGACCGCCTCCGCCGCCTCCCCCTCCCGGGAAACTACGTCACCGTCCGCCGCCACAAGAAGCTCCTGTGGATCGAGCACGCCGATGCCGTCTCGGCCGTCGCCACCAGTGGCAGCCTCCTCTACTCCGTGTCGTGGGACAAGACCCTCAAGGTCTGGCGCGCCGGCGGCGACCTCCGCTGCCGGGAATCCGTCCAGGCCCACGAGAACGCGGTGAACGCTGTAGCCGTCGCCGACGACGGCACGGTGTACACGGGGTCAGCGGACGGGAGGATCCGGGTGTGGGCGCTGTCCCCGCCGGAGGAGGGGAGGGGACGGGGCCAGCGACAGCCGAAGCACGGGCCAGTGGCGACACTGGAACGGCACCGGTCGGCGGTGAACGCGCTGGCGCTGAGCGACGACGGGGCGGTGCTGTACTCGGGCGCCTGCGACCGCTCGATCCTTGTGTGGGAGAGGGAGGAGTCGGCGGACCACATGGTGGTGGCAGGAGCGCTGCGGGGGCACCGAAAGGCCATCCTGTGCTTGGCGTGCGTCGGGGACGTGCTCTTCAGTGGCAGCAGCGATCGGACGATCCGGATCTGGCGGAAGGAAGGCGAAGGGAAGGGTTACAGTTGCCTGGGCGTGATGGAGGGGCACGTGACTGGGGTGAGGTCGCTGGTGGCGGTTGGGGTTTCGGATCCCGCTGAGCCCGAATCCGAGTCCGAAGAGTACCGGGTCTGCAGTGGGAGTCTGGACGGGGAGGTCAAGATTTGGCGGGTTCGGATCCCGACTACTCAACGATCCGATTCGAAATAA